The genomic segment TGACCTCGCTGGCGGTCTCGCTCTGGCAGTTCGACGCCGGCGGTCCGCCCGAGGACATCGTGCGCAACTTCGGGATCGCGATCGGCTCGACCATCGCCGGCATCGCGCTGCGTATCTTCATGAACCAGCTGCGCCGCGACCCGCACGACGTCGAGCGCGGCGCCCGCTACGAACTCGCCGACGCCTCGCGCCGGGTCCGCCGCGAACTCGACGCCACGGTGGTCGAACTCAACCAGTTCCGCCGCGCCACCCAGCAGATCGCCGAGGAGAGCTGGTCGGACGTGCGCGCCCAGATCGAGACCACGTCGGCGCGCATCCTCGGGGCGGTCGAAGCGGTGACCGAGCGCTCCACCGCCCCGATCGAGGCGGCCGGGCGCGCCTCCGGCGAGAGCCTCGGGGCGATGTCGCGCACGGTGCTGGCCTCGCTGAAGGAGACCGCCGACGCCCTCGCCGGCGAGAGCGCCGCGCTCGCCCGCCGTGCCGAGGCCTCGGTCGAGGCGGCGTCGGAGCGGATGACGGCGTCGCTGGAGGCGGCGGCGGCGCGGCTGTCGCGGGAATCGCAGCACCTGTCCGGGCAGACGGCGGCGCTGTCGGCGTCGATCGAGGCGCTGTCGCGGTCGCTGCGCGACGTGGCCGTGCCGGAGGGCGCGACGGCGGTGCCGGCGGCGGTGGAGATCGCGGCGGCGGTGCGCGAGATCGGCGCGGCGCTGGAGCGGCACGGGCAGCGGCTCGACGCGCTCGTCGCGGCGCTGCCGCCGGCCGTGGAGACGGCCGCGCCGGTCGCGGAGGAGATCGCGCCGGGCGAGGAACCGCCGCCGCCCGCGCCGCGGACCAGGGAGGGGGCGTGATGGCCGACGTCGCGCGCGACCGCCGTGCCGACCGCCGCGGGCTGGTGCTCGGTCTGACCATGGCCGAGATCATGCTGCTGCTGGTGTTCTGCCTGCTGATCGCGCTGGCGGCGCTGCTCCAGCGCGAGCGAGCGGCCACCACCGCCGCCGAGAAGCGCGTCGCCGAACTCGAACGGGCCGAGGCCGGCAGCCGCGACCTGCTCGCCCGCCTCGGCGGCACCGAGGCGTTGGCGAACCGGCTCGGGCCGGTCGCGCCCGGTGCGGCCGATCCGGCACGGCCGAGCGCCGCCGCGATCGACGACGCCTGGACCCGCCTCGTCGCCGGTGCCGGCCTCGCGTCGCGGCTCGCCGAGGCCGGCGTCGACCCGGCCGACCTCGAGCGGCGCGACGTCGCCGCCGACCTCGCGCTGGCCGACGCCGCCCGCGCGGTGGTGGCGGCGGCCGGCGAGCCGCCCCCGGACGCTGCGGGCGCGCGCGTCGCGCTCGATCGCGCGCTCGACCGGCTCGGCGCGGCCGAGGCGCGCGGCGACGCGCTCGCCCGCGAGGTCGCCGCGCTGTCGGCCCGGGCGGGACGGCCGGTCGACCTGCCGCCGATCCTGATGCTGCGCGAGGACGCCGGCTTCCGCTTCGGCAGCGGCAGCGCCGTGCCGTCGGCGCGGGCGAGCGAGAAGCTGCGCACCGAGACGATCGCCACCCTGCGCGACCTCGTCGACCGCTACGACGTCGACGTCGTCGAGGTGATCGGCCACACCGACGACCAGCCGGTCGGCACCACCCACGTCTCCAACCTCGACCAGAACCTCGTCGGCGTCGTCGGCGGCAGGCCGATCGAGACGCTGTCGGCCGCCGACAACGCCGGGCTCGGCCTCGCCCGCGCCGTCTCGGTGGCGCGGATCCTGAAGTCCGATCCGCGGCTCGCCGGCGTCGAGATCCTGCCGCTGTCGGCGGCGCAACTGGTCGGCACCGACGGCCGTCTCACCGCCGGCGGCGGCGGTGCCGAGCCCGAACGCCGGCGCATCGAGATCCGGCTCCGCCGTTCGGTCGACCGCCGCGAGGCATCCGACGCGGGCCGGTGACCGTCCGCGCCGATGCCGTCACCTCGCCGCGAGGTTCGCCGACCCCAGGAGGTGGGGGCGCCGAGCTGTTTTCCCAGGTTGCCGAAAGATCGCCATTTGTGCTCATCGGCGTGACGCCATGAAGAACGAGCCGCAAACGTGTCACGCACAAATACCGTGGCCGACAAGGCTCCATTAAGTTTCCGCTGACAGCGTCGACGAGCGCGGTTCCCATCGCATCGGCAGTCGGTCGATGTACACTGCTAAGGTATCGGAATGCCGACCGTCGTCATCGTCGATGACCAGATCACCAATCAGAAGATCTTCTCGCGCATGGCCGAGGCGATCGAGGATGGCCTCGACGTCGTAACCTTCGGCGATCCCGCGGCGGCACTGGACTGGCTCAACCAAAACGTGCCGGACCTGATCGTTACAGACTATCAGATGCCGGCGATGAACGGTGCCGCCTTCATCCGGCGGATCCGCGCGGACCGCCGCCTCGCCGACGTGCCGGTGGTGGTGATCACGGTGTTCGAGGAGCGCTCGTTCCGCCTCAACGCCCTCGACGCCGGCGCGACCGACTTCCTGCAGAGCCCGGTCGACCACCGCGAGTTCGTCACGCGCGCGCGCAACCTCCTGAAGCTCCGGCGCCAGCAGCTCGAGCTCGCCGGCCGGGCCGACACGCTGGAGCGCCGGCTGGTGCGCAGCGAGAAGACGCTGGAGCGCGCCATCCGCGATTCCAGCGAGCGGCTGGCGCAGGTGATCGACGCGGTGCCGACGCTGATCTGCGCCACCGACGTCAAGGGCCGCATCCTGTTCGCCAACGCCTATCTCGCCCGCTTCCTCGGGCTCGATCCGGCCTCGATGGTGCGGCGGCCGATGCGCGAGGTGCTCGGCGAGGAGACCGGCTCGGCGGCCGAGGCGCTCGACGCCGCGGTGATCGAGAAGGGCGAGGCGATCGGCAACATCGAGTGGGAGCTGTCCGACCCGAGCGGCGGGCGGCACTGGTTCGTGGTGGCCAAGACGCCGCTGCGCGACGCCTTCGACCGCACCATCGGCGTGGTGACGACGGCCCTCGACATCACCGACCGCAAGGCGACCGAGACCCACCTGCACTACATCGCCCACAACGACGCCCTGACCGGCCTGCCGAACCGCACGGCGCTGATCGCGCGCCTGCGCATGGAGGTGGCGCGCGGCCGGCGCGGCGAGCGCAGCTTCGCGCTCCACCTGATCGACCTCGACGACTTCAAGGCCGTCAACGACGCCCACGGCCACGCCGTCGGCGATCGGTTGCTGGTGCGGGCCGCGGAGCGGATGCGCCACCTCGTCGACGACGGCGCCTTCGTCTCGCGCCTCGGCGGCGACGAGTTCGCGGTGGTGCAGGCCAACGTCGGCTGCACCGAGGAGGTCGCCGAGATGGCGACCCGGATCTGCCGCCTGTTCGACGAGCCGTTCACGCTGACGCCGGGCCCGGTGCAGACCTCCGCCAGCGTCGGCACGGCGATCCACCCGACCGACGGCACCGATCCCGAAGAGCTGTTCCGCTACGCCGACCTCGCGATGTACCGCGCCAAGGAGAGCGGCGGGGCGCAGTTCCGCTTCTACGCCGCCGACATGAAGCTCCGGGCCCAGCAGACCGCGACGCTCGACGCCGAACTCCGCCACGCGGTCGAGAACGACGAGTTCGAGCTGCACTACCAGCCGCAGGTCGACGCCGAGAGCCACCGCGTCGTCGGCGTCGAGGCGCTGATCCGCTGGCGCCTCGCCGACGGCAGCCTGCGCGGGCCGGGTGCGTTCCTGCAGCGCGCCGAGGCGATCGGGCTGATGCTGCCGATCAACACGGCGGTGCTCGAGAAGGCCTGCCGCCAGCAGGCGGCCTGGCGCGACGCCGGCCTGCCGCTGCGCGTCAGCGTCAACCTGTCGCCGGTGCAGTTCCGAGGCGGCGCGCTGCCGCTCCAGGTCGCGCGCATCCTCGCCGAGACCGGCGCCGACGCCGGCCTGCTCGACCTCGAGCTGACCGAGACGACGATGATGGAGGACCTCGCCGTCGTCGCCGACCAGCTCGCCGAGATCCGCGCCCTCGGGGTCTCGATCTCGATCGACGACTTCGGCACCGGCTTCTCCTCGCTGTCCTACGTCAAGCGCTTCCCGGCCGACCGGCTGAAGATCGACCAGAGCTTCGTGCGCGACGTGCTGAAGAACCCCGCCGACGCCGCGATCGTGCGCACGGTGGTGACGCTCGGCGCCAGTTTCGGCATGACCGTGGTCGCCGAGGGCGTCGAGACCGCCCGGCAGGCGGTGTTCCTCGCCGAGGCCGGCTGCGCCGAACTCCAGGGCTACCACTTCGGCCGGCCGATGCCGGCCGACGACATCGAGCGCCTCGTCGCGGCGCGCGCGCAGCGCCAGCGCGCCGGGGGCAAGCGGTGAGCGGCGGTCCGATCGGGCGCCTCCTCGGCGGGCTCCAGCGCCGGCTCGCCGCCACGCGCCGGCTGCTCCGGGCCCGGCCGGACAGCGAACACGAGATGACCGCGAACCGGCTGATCTTCGCCGCGCTCGTCGTGCTGACCCTCGGCGGCGCCGCCTTCGCCGGTAGCACCGAGTCCGCGGCGATCCTGGCGCTGTCGGCGCCGGTCTTCGCGGTCTACTTCGTCGTCGCGCTCGCGATCTTCGCCCACATCCTCGTCCGGCCCGGCGTGAACGTGCGCCGGCGCGTGCTGGCGATGGTGTGCGA from the Oharaeibacter diazotrophicus genome contains:
- a CDS encoding EAL domain-containing response regulator — protein: MPTVVIVDDQITNQKIFSRMAEAIEDGLDVVTFGDPAAALDWLNQNVPDLIVTDYQMPAMNGAAFIRRIRADRRLADVPVVVITVFEERSFRLNALDAGATDFLQSPVDHREFVTRARNLLKLRRQQLELAGRADTLERRLVRSEKTLERAIRDSSERLAQVIDAVPTLICATDVKGRILFANAYLARFLGLDPASMVRRPMREVLGEETGSAAEALDAAVIEKGEAIGNIEWELSDPSGGRHWFVVAKTPLRDAFDRTIGVVTTALDITDRKATETHLHYIAHNDALTGLPNRTALIARLRMEVARGRRGERSFALHLIDLDDFKAVNDAHGHAVGDRLLVRAAERMRHLVDDGAFVSRLGGDEFAVVQANVGCTEEVAEMATRICRLFDEPFTLTPGPVQTSASVGTAIHPTDGTDPEELFRYADLAMYRAKESGGAQFRFYAADMKLRAQQTATLDAELRHAVENDEFELHYQPQVDAESHRVVGVEALIRWRLADGSLRGPGAFLQRAEAIGLMLPINTAVLEKACRQQAAWRDAGLPLRVSVNLSPVQFRGGALPLQVARILAETGADAGLLDLELTETTMMEDLAVVADQLAEIRALGVSISIDDFGTGFSSLSYVKRFPADRLKIDQSFVRDVLKNPADAAIVRTVVTLGASFGMTVVAEGVETARQAVFLAEAGCAELQGYHFGRPMPADDIERLVAARAQRQRAGGKR